Proteins encoded together in one Candidatus Poribacteria bacterium window:
- a CDS encoding DEAD/DEAH box helicase family protein, producing the protein MQHLFEKLRDDTLNWRKDGYSCQDYPLIGEILRYQFEGEADDRVHLKYLREPQFQSLELYWYLRLVLKTPHIVKLYRHYYDTGDIRDFCEAFGIPISSQELILIRDVDAIIDLVENNPEFVKQKRIDPVYEAATLPYPSYIFALAMGTGKTVLIGTIIATEFAMALRYPEGTESPHSAGETHFMKNALVFAPGTTIIESLREISEVPFDQILPPSLHRDFLANLKITYPQTGAKGIQVQDGSVYNVIVTNTEKIALRANVKKRSNQTELEFEEKKEQAELEANLRLQKITGLPNLGIFSDEAHHTYGNKIDTELKRVRETVNYIHEKTPLVSVINTTGTPYAKRQMLREVVAWYSLGEGIKDNILKSLHNGIVQYPIGTIPDADVIRSVINDFFENYGDVSLPDGAKAKIAFYFKTQEHLDTSHQHIQNALTQRGESTTQILVNTQKSSPQEIDEFNQLNNPDSQKRIILLIGKGTEGWNCLSLFACALIKEQTTSSNFILQASTRCLRQVKGNTHTAKIFLDTKNSTILDKELQANFGTTLGELRTQDTETEEVALRIRKTDLPKLQIMQLVRKVVPLENTPKAIQLHKPTNLEKTSPAFRSILTPDFTQRSTSPLTALGAQDEVEIANRATDCYTLARRLATNYHLSVMETLKSLKSLYPEGQIPYAHFDSLCKQVENQQQNYEVIEEHIAEHLALIRIHDDDGNLLFEKDDTDGSYVHKVRLRKSKADLLLSEDDLDDNHDVSFHYMPYDFDSAPEQNFFKTILATLNQSAADVEVFLFTGSLTNTKKTDFHFEYKGTDNNYHRYFPDFVIVKNTGEFYIVEIKSESERSDSNVVAKKKAVKRLAKLQPDSHFEYKVIYTKDTFLQENLDEMQTIREWIYGKELMQNGGENNLA; encoded by the coding sequence CGCAAAGATGGATATTCCTGCCAAGACTACCCACTCATCGGAGAAATACTACGCTACCAATTTGAAGGCGAAGCAGATGACCGTGTGCACCTCAAATACCTCCGAGAACCGCAATTCCAATCGCTGGAACTTTACTGGTACCTAAGGTTAGTCCTGAAAACTCCACATATTGTTAAACTCTACAGACACTACTATGACACTGGGGATATACGCGATTTCTGTGAAGCATTCGGTATCCCGATCTCTTCCCAAGAATTGATATTGATTAGAGATGTTGACGCGATCATTGACTTGGTAGAAAATAACCCAGAATTCGTTAAACAGAAGCGAATTGATCCGGTTTATGAGGCTGCAACACTTCCATATCCAAGTTATATCTTCGCGCTTGCAATGGGCACAGGTAAGACGGTTCTTATCGGCACTATTATCGCAACCGAATTCGCGATGGCACTTCGCTATCCAGAGGGCACTGAAAGCCCGCACTCGGCGGGCGAGACTCACTTCATGAAAAATGCCCTTGTCTTCGCCCCCGGCACAACTATTATTGAGAGTCTCCGCGAGATTAGCGAGGTTCCGTTCGATCAGATTCTACCACCCAGTCTACACCGTGATTTTCTCGCCAACCTTAAAATCACCTATCCACAAACAGGAGCGAAAGGAATCCAAGTTCAAGATGGCAGCGTTTACAACGTTATCGTCACGAACACTGAGAAAATCGCGCTTCGGGCAAACGTCAAAAAGCGAAGTAATCAGACAGAACTGGAGTTTGAGGAAAAGAAGGAGCAAGCAGAATTAGAGGCAAACCTCCGCCTTCAAAAAATAACGGGCTTACCCAATTTAGGGATATTCTCAGATGAGGCACACCACACTTACGGAAATAAAATAGACACAGAACTCAAGCGGGTGCGGGAAACGGTTAACTACATACATGAGAAAACGCCTCTTGTATCCGTTATCAATACCACTGGTACCCCTTACGCCAAACGGCAGATGCTCAGAGAAGTCGTTGCATGGTACAGTCTTGGTGAAGGAATTAAAGACAATATCCTTAAAAGTCTTCACAACGGCATTGTTCAGTACCCTATCGGAACGATTCCCGATGCAGACGTGATCCGTAGCGTTATCAACGACTTTTTTGAAAACTACGGTGATGTATCATTGCCCGATGGTGCGAAAGCGAAAATAGCCTTTTACTTCAAAACACAAGAACATTTGGATACCTCCCATCAACATATTCAAAATGCACTTACCCAAAGGGGAGAGAGTACCACTCAGATACTCGTCAATACCCAAAAATCAAGTCCGCAGGAAATTGATGAATTCAATCAACTCAACAATCCTGACAGCCAAAAACGTATCATTCTACTTATTGGCAAAGGGACAGAAGGATGGAATTGCCTAAGTTTATTCGCTTGCGCGCTTATTAAGGAACAGACAACCAGTAGCAACTTCATCTTGCAAGCCTCAACGCGATGCCTCCGTCAAGTGAAAGGCAACACACACACTGCAAAAATCTTTTTGGATACCAAAAACAGTACGATTTTAGATAAAGAATTGCAAGCAAATTTCGGTACCACGCTCGGCGAACTCCGCACACAAGACACAGAAACGGAAGAGGTTGCACTCCGTATTCGCAAAACCGATTTGCCGAAATTACAAATTATGCAATTGGTGCGCAAGGTTGTTCCGCTGGAAAATACGCCTAAAGCGATTCAGTTGCATAAGCCTACAAACCTTGAGAAGACATCACCTGCCTTTCGTAGCATTCTGACCCCCGACTTTACGCAGCGGAGTACTTCGCCGCTAACAGCGTTAGGCGCACAAGACGAAGTTGAAATTGCTAATCGGGCAACAGATTGCTACACACTCGCGAGACGACTCGCAACAAACTATCACCTCTCTGTTATGGAGACGTTAAAAAGTCTCAAAAGCCTCTATCCAGAGGGGCAAATCCCTTATGCACACTTCGACTCACTATGTAAACAGGTGGAAAACCAGCAGCAAAATTACGAAGTGATTGAGGAACATATTGCAGAACACCTCGCACTTATCCGTATTCACGATGACGATGGTAATCTACTTTTTGAAAAAGATGATACCGACGGTTCCTACGTTCACAAGGTGCGTCTGCGGAAAAGTAAAGCTGACCTTCTCCTCAGTGAAGATGACTTAGATGACAACCACGATGTGAGTTTTCACTATATGCCTTACGACTTTGATAGTGCTCCCGAACAGAATTTCTTTAAAACGATTTTGGCAACGCTGAACCAATCGGCTGCAGATGTTGAAGTATTTCTGTTTACCGGTAGCCTAACGAATACAAAGAAAACCGATTTTCACTTTGAATATAAAGGTACTGATAACAATTATCACCGCTATTTTCCCGATTTCGTTATCGTCAAAAACACAGGGGAATTCTACATCGTTGAGATTAAGTCCGAAAGCGAACGCAGCGATTCCAACGTCGTAGCGAAAAAGAAGGCAGTGAAACGTCTGGCAAAATTGCAACCGGATTCCCATTTTGAGTATAAAGTGATTTATACCAAGGACACTTTTCTCCAAGAGAATTTAGACGAAATGCAAACTATCCGCGAATGGATTTATGGGAAGGAGCTCATGCAGAACGGCGGTGAAAACAATTTAGCGTGA